In one window of Methanolobus mangrovi DNA:
- a CDS encoding thymidylate synthase, whose amino-acid sequence MSDMEAVLIKAKTISSAWSQLISEIYEKGEEHKPDYKTMTKRVHATIYIEDVNNMQVNPAVPFGENLIKKYKEELTEEYADWYVSLSDDDKRKFDYCYAKQLFRYGQTAYNTLQENVSNLRPGSRRHVGVLWENEVHIPKYEDQPCWIAYKVELLNDTQVRIYILYRSWDAFGGFPANIPAIVEGFKKVFKEQDLPYEIESLIATGWDTHIYEADLQAVEKIFKNNELCPMCKCITPKHSFISTTRGKACPECKKSM is encoded by the coding sequence ATGAGTGACATGGAAGCTGTACTGATAAAAGCAAAAACGATCTCATCGGCATGGTCTCAATTGATCAGCGAGATCTATGAAAAAGGGGAGGAGCACAAACCCGACTACAAAACGATGACAAAGAGAGTGCACGCCACTATATACATAGAGGATGTGAACAACATGCAGGTCAATCCTGCCGTACCTTTTGGAGAGAACCTTATAAAGAAGTACAAGGAAGAACTCACGGAAGAGTATGCAGACTGGTACGTTTCACTTTCAGATGACGACAAGAGGAAATTCGACTACTGCTATGCTAAGCAATTGTTCAGGTACGGACAAACAGCATATAATACATTGCAGGAAAATGTGAGCAACCTGCGCCCAGGATCCAGGAGACATGTTGGTGTCCTCTGGGAGAACGAAGTCCACATCCCTAAATATGAAGACCAGCCATGCTGGATAGCATATAAAGTAGAGCTTTTAAACGACACCCAGGTAAGGATATACATATTGTATAGATCATGGGATGCGTTCGGTGGATTCCCCGCAAATATCCCTGCCATTGTAGAAGGATTCAAAAAGGTGTTCAAGGAACAGGACTTACCTTACGAGATAGAGTCACTTATAGCCACCGGATGGGACACACATATTTATGAGGCAGATCTTCAGGCAGTGGAAAAGATATTCAAGAATAATGAATTGTGCCCCATGTGCAAGTGTATAACCCCAAAGCATTCATTTATCTCAACAACGAGGGGCAAAGCCTGCCCGGAATGTAAGAAATCAATGTGA
- the mtxX gene encoding methanogenesis marker protein Mmp4/MtxX — protein sequence MGSKSTENLLSLIEKRALQNKARVAIGVRNPSPKMLKSARDAHEAGYAHVLLVGNKRDIEEIGTDLEIIGTNDPERTIGDLLKSRYVDAAVRGTAGASETLAHLKKILNQESLHRIALLQTNEGTPFFIAPVGIDEGNELADKIGFIKLGVEYIRRFNIEPVVGILSGGRLGDLGRNPRVDQTLAEGDFIVNRIREQGIDAKHYTILIEDAIKEANFILAPDGISGNLIFRTLVFLGGGDGLGAPILMDDYVFVDTSRVGGHYTKAIMLASALVGKYDTQTTNE from the coding sequence ATGGGATCAAAAAGTACAGAGAACCTCCTTAGCCTGATCGAAAAAAGGGCATTACAAAATAAGGCAAGAGTTGCAATAGGAGTACGTAACCCCAGCCCGAAAATGCTGAAAAGTGCCAGAGATGCACATGAAGCAGGGTATGCACATGTGTTGCTTGTGGGTAACAAAAGAGATATCGAAGAAATAGGAACAGATCTTGAGATAATAGGAACCAATGACCCTGAAAGAACAATTGGAGACCTGTTAAAATCCAGATATGTGGATGCTGCAGTCAGAGGAACCGCAGGGGCTTCGGAAACACTGGCGCACCTCAAGAAAATATTAAATCAGGAAAGCCTGCACAGAATAGCCCTGTTACAAACAAATGAAGGAACTCCTTTTTTTATCGCACCTGTGGGCATAGATGAAGGGAACGAGCTTGCGGACAAGATAGGATTCATCAAACTTGGAGTTGAATACATCCGCAGGTTCAACATAGAGCCAGTGGTAGGCATCCTTTCAGGAGGAAGATTGGGAGACCTGGGACGTAACCCACGTGTAGACCAGACACTTGCCGAAGGAGACTTCATTGTCAACAGGATAAGAGAGCAGGGAATCGATGCAAAACATTATACGATACTAATTGAGGATGCAATAAAGGAAGCAAATTTTATACTTGCTCCCGATGGCATATCAGGCAATCTCATATTCAGGACACTCGTATTCCTCGGAGGAGGAGACGGACTTGGCGCACCAATATTAATGGATGATTATGTATTTGTTGACACATCCAGAGTTGGAGGGCACTACACTAAAGCTATAATGCTTGCAAGTGCACTGGTTGGGAAATATGACACACAAACAACCAATGAATAA
- a CDS encoding replication factor C large subunit — protein sequence MTVQMEWAEKYRPKTLSDIVGHKKVIDDLKKWGEQWVHGAPELKAVLLHGQAGIGKTSSAYAFANDMGWEVIELNASDQRTAGVIEKVAGSASRMQTLTGSSAKRLIVLDEADNIHGNSDRGGARAIVDIVKKTSQPILLIANDLYGISSSLRSLCLELKFGSVQSRSMVPALKDIARQEGLMCGIGVIEKISESADGDFRSAVNDLQAVAMGRTEIDIEDISTSERDTKESIFKVVGRIFKGKDISSALEATYNLDETPEDLIHWVDENLPYQYTGKGEEALTPDIVQVYSYLSRSDRFLGRVRRRQNYRMWRYAGMLMTGGTVVSKSRSRGGFVKYQSPSLWRKMGQMRSKRNMRNNIAVKVGTHCHESMRYSRLEVAGLYSKLLETDVYSVEVVATLGLDMDELLYLLGAKKVTKKIQALYDEAQELRKHVLPSDEPVFFVERNAPKKDPSQLSLDKLPVSNNDVPVLEESSFPKKEPLKKPQKTLFDF from the coding sequence ATGACTGTGCAGATGGAATGGGCAGAAAAATACAGGCCAAAGACACTTAGTGATATCGTGGGTCATAAAAAAGTGATAGATGACCTTAAAAAATGGGGTGAGCAATGGGTGCATGGTGCTCCTGAATTAAAAGCAGTGCTTCTCCATGGTCAGGCGGGTATAGGTAAAACCTCTTCTGCATATGCATTTGCAAATGATATGGGTTGGGAAGTTATAGAGCTCAATGCCAGCGATCAGAGGACTGCAGGTGTGATTGAAAAGGTAGCAGGCTCAGCATCCAGGATGCAAACTCTGACTGGTTCGTCTGCAAAACGGCTTATTGTACTTGACGAGGCCGATAATATTCATGGAAATAGTGATCGTGGCGGAGCACGCGCAATTGTTGATATTGTCAAAAAAACAAGTCAGCCAATCCTGCTTATTGCTAACGACCTTTATGGTATTTCTTCTTCATTGCGTTCATTATGCCTGGAACTCAAGTTCGGTTCAGTACAGTCTCGTTCCATGGTACCGGCACTTAAGGATATTGCACGGCAGGAAGGGTTAATGTGTGGTATTGGTGTGATCGAGAAAATCTCGGAGTCTGCAGATGGTGATTTCAGAAGTGCTGTAAATGATCTGCAGGCAGTTGCCATGGGTCGTACAGAGATTGATATCGAAGATATTTCCACATCTGAGCGAGATACCAAAGAGTCCATATTCAAAGTAGTGGGGAGGATCTTTAAGGGCAAGGATATCTCTTCTGCTCTTGAGGCAACTTATAATCTTGATGAAACACCAGAGGATCTTATTCACTGGGTGGATGAGAATCTTCCATACCAGTACACAGGTAAAGGCGAGGAAGCACTGACTCCCGATATTGTCCAGGTTTATTCCTATCTTTCGCGTTCCGATCGTTTTCTGGGGCGTGTGCGCAGGCGGCAGAACTATCGCATGTGGCGTTATGCAGGTATGCTTATGACTGGGGGCACTGTTGTTTCAAAATCGCGCAGTCGTGGTGGTTTTGTAAAATACCAGTCTCCTTCTCTCTGGCGTAAGATGGGGCAGATGCGTTCCAAAAGAAACATGAGGAACAATATAGCTGTGAAAGTTGGAACTCATTGTCATGAATCAATGCGTTATTCCCGGCTAGAGGTTGCAGGACTCTATTCAAAACTTCTGGAGACAGATGTCTATTCAGTAGAAGTTGTTGCAACACTTGGGCTTGATATGGATGAACTTCTTTATCTTCTGGGTGCCAAGAAAGTCACTAAAAAGATTCAGGCTCTTTATGATGAAGCTCAGGAGTTACGCAAACATGTTCTTCCTTCGGACGAGCCTGTCTTTTTTGTAGAAAGAAATGCTCCTAAAAAAGATCCGTCCCAATTGAGCCTGGATAAATTACCAGTTTCAAACAATGATGTGCCTGTTTTAGAGGAATCTTCGTTCCCAAAAAAGGAACCTTTAAAAAAGCCACAAAAAACTCTTTTTGATTTTTAG
- a CDS encoding Lrp/AsnC ligand binding domain-containing protein, with amino-acid sequence MKTAKYLASHFSDSDTMVIGVTMVNVLPGSERTAFNELHKIEGIKDIYHVFGEYDFVVVIEVDDLGSLNSIVDLIRETGSVTATQTIVGAELK; translated from the coding sequence TTGAAAACTGCTAAATACCTTGCATCCCACTTCAGTGATAGTGATACAATGGTAATCGGCGTAACTATGGTAAATGTGCTGCCTGGCAGCGAAAGAACAGCTTTCAATGAACTCCACAAGATTGAGGGAATAAAGGATATCTATCATGTATTTGGTGAATATGATTTTGTTGTAGTGATTGAGGTGGATGATCTGGGAAGTCTCAATAGTATTGTAGACCTCATCCGTGAGACTGGATCTGTCACTGCTACTCAAACTATTGTGGGTGCAGAATTGAAGTGA
- a CDS encoding DNA topoisomerase VI subunit B, whose protein sequence is MDNPIAEELAKNQKSISVAEFFEKNRQILGFDSAPRSLITTVKEAVDNSLDACEESEILPDIFLHIERAGKDNVVIIVEDNGPGIVKEQIPKVFAKLLYGSRFHAIKQSRGQQGIGISASVLYAQLTSGHHTKITSKIGHGKPAHYYELMINTSTNEPEILLDRIVDWDRPHGTRIEMEMEASYVKGRRQSIYEYLKATAIVNPHARLTLIEPDGNEVVFERATDKLPVPAKEILPHPHGIELGTLMKMLRYTERQKLSPFLRYSFSKIGHLASEEICKASGLDSDLDPHEMTREQSRKLLDAFSKVKIMAPPTDCLSPIGEELIYKGLEKEFSVDFIATTTRTASVFSGNPFIVEVGIAFGGELQKDDRVDIMRFANRVPLLYQQGGCVITHAIESIKWKQYGLNQPGGGLPSGPVVILVHVASTNVPFTSESKDAVADIPEIKDEIELAVKEVSRKLNRYLNKRDSLKKRREKEIIITKVLPKLAKKLAETLDREVPDINPVVAKVMGNLLVDRIVESDGNGGVNVSIRVKNFSSKKQDFKVHDMVPFEIENAVPEPKVINMGGDFDYIWNLTVSPDSSKVVKYSVATLDDAGIARLPSLIVEGLDEELVTGAKAIKG, encoded by the coding sequence ATGGATAATCCAATTGCAGAAGAACTTGCAAAAAACCAAAAATCGATAAGTGTTGCAGAGTTCTTTGAAAAGAACAGGCAGATACTGGGTTTTGATTCTGCTCCGCGAAGTTTGATAACAACGGTCAAGGAAGCAGTAGATAACTCCCTTGATGCGTGTGAAGAATCAGAGATACTGCCGGACATATTCCTGCACATAGAAAGGGCCGGGAAAGATAATGTAGTTATTATCGTTGAGGATAATGGACCGGGAATCGTTAAGGAACAGATACCAAAGGTATTTGCAAAGCTATTGTATGGTTCCAGGTTCCATGCGATAAAACAAAGCCGTGGCCAGCAGGGTATAGGCATATCAGCTTCTGTGCTTTATGCTCAGTTGACTTCGGGTCATCATACCAAGATCACATCAAAGATAGGTCATGGAAAACCTGCTCACTATTATGAGCTTATGATAAATACAAGTACCAATGAGCCCGAAATTCTTCTTGACAGGATTGTGGATTGGGATCGTCCGCATGGTACACGTATTGAAATGGAAATGGAAGCTTCCTACGTAAAAGGAAGGCGTCAGTCCATTTATGAATACCTTAAGGCAACTGCAATTGTTAATCCTCATGCCCGGCTCACTCTGATAGAGCCTGATGGTAATGAAGTGGTCTTTGAGAGGGCAACGGATAAACTTCCTGTTCCTGCAAAGGAAATATTGCCGCATCCTCATGGGATAGAACTTGGTACTCTCATGAAGATGTTAAGATATACTGAGAGGCAAAAACTCTCTCCTTTTTTGAGGTACTCTTTTTCAAAGATTGGGCATCTGGCATCTGAAGAGATATGTAAAGCATCAGGTCTTGATTCTGATCTTGATCCTCATGAGATGACCAGGGAGCAGTCAAGGAAACTGCTTGATGCATTCTCAAAAGTTAAAATAATGGCTCCACCGACAGACTGTTTGTCTCCGATAGGTGAAGAGCTTATTTATAAAGGGCTGGAAAAAGAATTCAGTGTCGATTTCATAGCCACGACAACAAGGACAGCTTCGGTATTTTCCGGTAACCCATTCATTGTGGAAGTCGGTATTGCATTTGGCGGTGAATTGCAAAAGGACGACCGTGTAGATATAATGCGCTTTGCGAACAGGGTTCCTCTTCTGTACCAGCAGGGCGGTTGTGTAATTACGCATGCCATCGAGTCTATTAAATGGAAGCAGTATGGATTGAACCAGCCAGGTGGCGGTTTGCCTTCCGGCCCGGTAGTTATTCTGGTACATGTTGCTTCAACAAATGTTCCCTTCACATCTGAATCTAAAGATGCGGTTGCTGATATTCCTGAAATTAAGGATGAGATTGAGCTTGCTGTAAAAGAAGTTTCAAGGAAACTGAATAGGTATCTTAACAAACGCGACAGTCTCAAGAAAAGACGTGAGAAAGAAATAATAATCACAAAAGTGCTTCCAAAACTTGCAAAGAAACTGGCTGAAACTCTTGATAGAGAGGTTCCTGACATAAATCCGGTAGTTGCAAAGGTCATGGGTAACCTTCTTGTGGACCGGATCGTTGAATCTGACGGTAACGGTGGAGTAAATGTGTCTATACGAGTCAAAAATTTTTCCAGCAAGAAGCAGGATTTCAAGGTTCATGACATGGTTCCATTTGAAATAGAAAATGCAGTGCCTGAGCCCAAGGTCATAAATATGGGTGGCGATTTCGATTATATATGGAACCTCACCGTTTCTCCTGATTCTTCCAAGGTTGTAAAATATTCTGTAGCAACTCTTGATGATGCAGGTATAGCAAGACTTCCGTCCCTTATAGTTGAAGGCCTTGATGAAGAGCTTGTTACTGGTGCTAAAGCTATAAAGGGGTGA
- a CDS encoding DNA topoisomerase IV subunit A translates to MAKEISPQRKEHDEVASNRLLGLAGEFYDQFIDEVVPNVSLPSRTKANIEYSEDSDVWVYGDRETERSAKTVKGAFQLLKTSHVIDFLVNNHLGQNRGSTLRELYYISENWDIAKFREQPESDRLIEDLEIISGLQREYFHMRPEEDGATMFGPIRLREETKRGDRVIHCQEDIGESGYQIPFNVENIEFLDTDAKFIIAIETGGMYARLIENGFDERNDAILVHLKGQPARSTRRIIKRMNEEMNLPVVVFTDGDPWSYRIFASVAYGAIKSAHLSEYMATPGAQFIGVQPSDIVEYELSTDKLTDKDVAALRSELTDPRFESDYWKEQISLQLEINKKAEQQAFAGKGLDFVTDKYLPERLTELGIL, encoded by the coding sequence ATGGCAAAAGAAATATCTCCACAGAGAAAAGAGCATGATGAGGTCGCAAGCAACCGTTTATTGGGTCTTGCAGGGGAATTTTACGACCAGTTCATTGATGAGGTCGTCCCTAACGTATCTCTTCCCAGTCGTACAAAGGCAAATATCGAATACAGTGAGGATAGTGATGTCTGGGTATACGGTGACAGGGAAACAGAGAGAAGTGCAAAGACTGTAAAAGGTGCTTTCCAGTTATTGAAAACATCTCATGTGATCGATTTTCTTGTAAACAACCACCTTGGGCAAAACAGGGGCTCAACTTTAAGAGAGTTGTATTATATCTCGGAGAACTGGGATATAGCCAAATTCCGTGAACAGCCCGAAAGTGACAGGCTTATAGAGGATCTCGAGATCATATCCGGTCTCCAGAGGGAATACTTCCACATGCGTCCTGAGGAGGATGGTGCCACTATGTTCGGTCCGATTCGCCTGCGTGAAGAAACAAAGCGTGGGGACCGCGTGATCCATTGTCAGGAGGATATTGGTGAGAGTGGCTACCAGATCCCGTTCAATGTGGAGAATATCGAATTTTTGGATACTGATGCGAAATTCATTATTGCCATTGAGACTGGTGGTATGTATGCCAGGCTTATTGAGAATGGTTTTGATGAAAGGAATGATGCCATACTTGTTCACCTCAAAGGCCAGCCTGCACGTTCAACTCGTCGTATCATTAAGAGAATGAATGAAGAAATGAACCTTCCGGTTGTTGTTTTCACTGACGGTGACCCATGGTCATATCGTATTTTTGCTTCTGTGGCATACGGTGCTATAAAAAGTGCTCACCTTTCAGAGTACATGGCAACCCCCGGTGCCCAGTTCATTGGTGTTCAGCCCTCTGATATTGTGGAATATGAGCTTTCCACGGATAAATTGACTGATAAAGACGTGGCTGCCCTGAGGAGTGAACTTACTGATCCAAGGTTTGAAAGTGATTACTGGAAAGAGCAGATAAGCTTACAACTTGAGATCAACAAAAAGGCTGAACAGCAAGCCTTTGCAGGAAAAGGTCTGGACTTTGTGACAGATAAATACCTGCCTGAACGTTTGACAGAACTCGGGATACTCTGA
- a CDS encoding tetratricopeptide repeat protein translates to MRKRTSEESDKWIEQGLKEKDPEKKMHYFGLALVLDPNNPTALNNKGMLLHKKEKFHEAIECYDRILNQYNMSGFLPALYNKGLALKKLGRNEAALNFMNKALKQQPDNDKIKDHIESLNQAIEEMGGKRASAFIPTKKMAVNQTYTRREPPAVSTLLSQALNCSKGDIKYHKGCGEDLIKEKMIQDNLNLKVYACNSCKFQKNGICHHTDTKAMKVSQSAICRNFKPRNRK, encoded by the coding sequence ATGAGAAAAAGGACTTCTGAAGAATCCGATAAATGGATAGAACAGGGATTGAAAGAAAAAGACCCTGAAAAGAAAATGCATTATTTTGGCCTTGCACTGGTATTAGACCCCAACAATCCCACTGCTCTGAATAACAAAGGCATGCTCCTTCATAAAAAAGAGAAGTTCCACGAAGCAATTGAATGCTATGACAGGATACTGAACCAATACAACATGTCAGGTTTTCTTCCTGCATTGTATAACAAGGGTCTTGCCCTTAAAAAACTCGGAAGGAACGAGGCAGCCCTGAACTTTATGAACAAGGCATTAAAACAGCAACCAGATAACGACAAGATCAAAGACCATATTGAAAGTTTGAATCAAGCCATAGAAGAGATGGGAGGAAAAAGAGCCTCAGCATTCATACCTACAAAAAAAATGGCTGTGAACCAGACATATACACGACGGGAACCACCTGCAGTAAGTACACTTCTGTCACAGGCATTGAATTGCAGCAAAGGAGACATAAAATACCACAAAGGTTGTGGAGAAGACCTCATAAAAGAAAAAATGATACAGGATAATCTCAACCTGAAAGTATATGCCTGCAATTCATGCAAGTTCCAGAAAAATGGCATTTGCCATCACACGGATACAAAAGCAATGAAAGTATCCCAGAGTGCAATATGCAGGAATTTCAAACCAAGGAACAGAAAATAA
- a CDS encoding mechanosensitive ion channel family protein, protein MFLNETIPLYINKFVSSQSGIFGSDIAAAAIVLVASVVIAFIADILFEKFFLHYAAKTKYDCDDLIVKALKKPIFYTISFVGAFIAAEIIFSGNVAVEVIMGLLLTALGVVWVLALLRINRILFKHVFASIVRKTDSKMDDELLPLFKNIIDVLIVFFGILAILKGVWDADILPLFASAGIVGLAVAFAAQDTISQFFGGISIYFDQPFKKGDRIEIDDGEIGIVEEVGIRSTRIKNLYNNMIVIPNSIIANSKVTNYTSPEETMMVKVTIGVAYGSNVQKVKDVLTDIAKSTNFVLDDPAPYVRFDNHGDFSLDFAIIMWVTHPGEKFTVINEVNTKINAEFEREGIEIPFPVRTIIRQN, encoded by the coding sequence ATGTTTTTGAATGAAACTATTCCTCTTTATATTAACAAGTTCGTAAGTTCTCAGTCCGGGATATTCGGTTCGGATATTGCAGCCGCTGCAATAGTTCTGGTCGCTTCTGTTGTAATTGCTTTTATTGCTGATATTCTGTTTGAGAAGTTCTTCCTGCATTATGCTGCAAAAACAAAGTATGATTGTGATGATCTTATTGTGAAAGCACTCAAAAAGCCGATATTCTATACAATATCGTTTGTCGGTGCATTCATTGCCGCAGAAATCATATTTTCTGGAAATGTTGCAGTAGAGGTCATAATGGGATTACTCCTTACGGCTCTTGGTGTTGTATGGGTACTGGCACTTCTGCGAATCAATAGGATCCTTTTTAAACATGTATTTGCAAGTATTGTCCGTAAGACTGATTCCAAAATGGATGATGAATTGCTACCTCTTTTCAAAAACATAATTGATGTTCTTATTGTCTTCTTTGGTATCCTTGCAATACTTAAGGGTGTTTGGGATGCAGATATATTGCCTCTCTTTGCTTCGGCAGGAATTGTAGGTCTGGCTGTAGCTTTTGCAGCACAGGATACGATATCCCAGTTCTTTGGCGGCATTTCAATTTACTTCGACCAACCCTTTAAAAAAGGAGATCGGATCGAGATTGATGATGGTGAGATTGGTATTGTTGAGGAAGTCGGCATTCGCAGTACAAGGATAAAGAATCTGTACAACAACATGATCGTTATACCCAACAGCATAATAGCGAATAGTAAAGTGACCAATTATACTTCTCCTGAGGAAACCATGATGGTAAAGGTAACTATTGGCGTTGCCTATGGCTCTAATGTGCAGAAAGTAAAGGATGTCCTTACTGATATTGCAAAAAGTACGAATTTCGTCCTAGATGATCCGGCTCCATATGTAAGGTTCGATAATCATGGGGATTTCAGCCTTGATTTTGCAATAATAATGTGGGTGACGCATCCTGGTGAAAAGTTTACTGTCATAAACGAAGTAAACACAAAGATCAATGCTGAGTTCGAGAGAGAAGGTATTGAAATTCCTTTCCCCGTTCGGACTATCATCAGGCAGAATTAA
- the cutA gene encoding divalent-cation tolerance protein CutA, translated as MFSIVYTTTKDEEEAKRIAHKLVEQKLAACVNMHPIDSIYMWEGKIEEDREIALSIKTTTCRVEAITECIKRMHSYDLPAIISWEIDGEEEYLKWISDSTTA; from the coding sequence ATGTTCTCAATAGTTTATACAACAACAAAAGATGAAGAGGAAGCTAAAAGAATAGCCCATAAACTCGTTGAGCAAAAGCTTGCTGCGTGTGTTAATATGCACCCGATTGATTCAATCTACATGTGGGAAGGGAAAATAGAAGAGGACAGGGAAATTGCACTTTCCATAAAAACAACAACTTGCAGAGTAGAAGCCATCACAGAATGCATAAAAAGAATGCACAGTTACGACCTCCCAGCAATCATATCATGGGAAATTGATGGCGAAGAAGAATACCTTAAATGGATATCAGATTCTACAACTGCCTAG
- a CDS encoding DUF6141 family protein: MSNDNPVIYREVQKFNQFWVRLLIILPAAMAWYGAIEQLVYGRPYGNNPVSDQGMIAIWIIFGFLFPLFMMSIRLIVEVKGDGIYVKFFPFHLSYRHFLFENISAYGAISYRPILDYGGWGIRCGSKGKAYNISGNRGVMLQFRNGRHLMLGSQEAEIFKMAIDQAQNKKVK, from the coding sequence ATGTCCAATGATAATCCTGTTATCTATCGCGAGGTCCAGAAATTCAATCAATTCTGGGTTAGGCTACTTATCATTTTGCCTGCTGCAATGGCATGGTATGGTGCCATAGAACAATTAGTATATGGGCGTCCATATGGTAATAATCCTGTATCTGATCAGGGTATGATCGCTATCTGGATTATTTTTGGTTTTCTCTTTCCTTTGTTCATGATGTCTATACGTCTGATAGTTGAGGTAAAAGGTGATGGCATTTATGTAAAGTTCTTCCCTTTCCATTTATCATACCGGCATTTCCTATTTGAAAATATTAGTGCGTATGGTGCCATAAGTTACAGGCCTATTCTTGATTATGGGGGGTGGGGTATAAGGTGCGGTTCTAAAGGTAAAGCTTACAATATAAGCGGCAACAGGGGTGTTATGCTTCAATTCAGGAATGGCAGGCATCTGATGCTGGGATCACAAGAAGCGGAAATTTTTAAGATGGCTATAGACCAGGCTCAAAATAAAAAAGTGAAGTAA
- a CDS encoding queuosine precursor transporter: MLMVFPVVWVYWVFSLTIVTYVSAFIINRYKEYGFAALVAFYTIYLAASQIVATRLIEFDLGFYTFFAPAAVFLYPFLSQAIDMINEVYGEKKAHIAIIIAFVTQVLLIMFIVMTNSLNPAPFFEYETAWQSIFSQGIRIVLASWVSFLVFQNLDAYVFAWMKSHYPKQVFLRSASSDILSLTLDSLIFVVLAFYGVAPLVPLIIGQIVAKNLIGLLDTPWFVWYKRYLENNSSINNQ, from the coding sequence ATGTTAATGGTATTTCCTGTTGTATGGGTGTATTGGGTATTCAGTCTCACAATCGTTACTTATGTGTCTGCATTTATTATCAACAGATACAAAGAATATGGATTTGCTGCATTAGTGGCCTTTTATACAATTTACCTTGCTGCTTCTCAGATTGTGGCAACCCGTTTAATAGAATTCGACCTTGGATTCTACACTTTCTTTGCTCCGGCTGCAGTATTCCTGTACCCTTTCCTTTCACAGGCAATTGATATGATCAATGAGGTATATGGCGAGAAAAAAGCCCATATTGCCATTATCATTGCTTTCGTTACGCAGGTTTTGCTGATAATGTTCATTGTAATGACCAATAGCCTTAATCCTGCTCCTTTCTTTGAGTATGAGACTGCCTGGCAGAGTATATTCTCACAGGGAATACGGATCGTCCTTGCATCATGGGTCTCTTTCCTCGTATTCCAGAACCTTGATGCCTATGTGTTTGCGTGGATGAAGTCACACTATCCAAAACAGGTATTCTTAAGGAGCGCATCAAGTGATATATTGAGCTTGACCCTTGACAGCCTGATATTTGTAGTACTTGCTTTTTATGGAGTTGCTCCACTTGTTCCTCTTATAATCGGACAGATTGTGGCTAAGAATCTAATTGGCTTGCTTGATACTCCCTGGTTTGTATGGTATAAGCGATATTTGGAAAACAATTCTTCCATTAATAACCAATAA